In one window of Nicotiana tabacum cultivar K326 chromosome 12, ASM71507v2, whole genome shotgun sequence DNA:
- the LOC107788707 gene encoding hydrolase 3, which translates to MASEDNEIVTDLYPHIRVYKNGRVERFYHLHNLFYVPSSPDQDPDTGVSSKDITISSHVSARLYLPKNTNSSDQKKLPIIVFYHGGGLILNSAFFNVFHRFLNLLVSESNSIAVSVEYRLAPEHDVTTVYEDSWTALQWVASGKDLWLTNYGDFNKIFIVGESGGANIVFNMVMRAGREKLNGDVKICGSVLACPYFVIPYENVDVKNLMVYKLWTNVICPKLEPLDCPMINPLCKMAPSLSGLGCSKLFVCLAEKDELAPGEMEMRFVEGVKKSGWNGEFVFFVVEGEGHSFFILDPETEKARDLIKRFANFIQGK; encoded by the coding sequence ATGGCTAGTGAAGATAATGAAATTGTCACTGATCTCTATCCCCATATCCGAGTCTACAAAAACGGCCGCGTTGAACGTTTCTACCATTTACACAACTTATTCTACGTTCCATCTTCACCAGATCAAGATCCAGATACTGGTGTTTCCTCTAAAGACATCACTATCTCTTCTCACGTTTCTGCTAGGCTTTATTTACCTAAAAACACAAACTCTTCAGACCAAAAAAAACTCCCAATTATAGTATTTTACCATGGTGGTGGACTCATTCTTAATTCAGCATTCTTTAATGTGTTTCATCGTTTCCTTAATCTCTTGGTTTCTGAATCCAATTCAATTGCTGTCTCTGTTGAATACAGATTAGCACCAGAACATGATGTGACAACAGTTTATGAAGATTCTTGGACTGCTCTTCAATGGGTGGCTAGTGGAAAAGATTTGTGGTTAACAAATTATGGtgattttaataaaatatttatagttGGGGAAAGTGGTGGAGCTAATATTGTTTTTAACATGGTTATGAGAGCTGGTAGAGAAAAGTTAAATGGTGATGTTAAAATTTGTGGTTCAGTTCTTGCTTGTCCTTATTTTGTGATCCCATATGAAAATGTTGATGTGAAGAATTTGATGGTTTATAAGTTATGGACAAATGTTATTTGTCCAAAATTAGAACCGCTTGATTGTCCCATGATTAATCCTCTTTGTAAAATGGCTCCTAGTTTGTCTGGACTAGGTTGTTCCAAGTTGTTTGTGTGTCTTGCTGAGAAAGATGAATTGGCTCCTGGTGAAATGGAGATGCGATTTGTCGAAGGTGTCAAGAAAAGTGGATGGAATGGAGAGTTTGTGTTTTTTGTGGTTGAAGGGGAAGGTCATTCTTTTTTTATATTGGATCCTGAAACTGAGAAAGCTAGAGATCTGATTAAGCGATTTGCTAATTTCATCCAAGGCAAGTGA
- the LOC107822691 gene encoding transcription factor bHLH49 encodes MDMVSKDDAESEKRCEDALNFQSPNMSSDWQLSGTNLTNASIGMVSNSNPTVDSFCASVWDHPTSLSNLGLSDTNIQMNHGTTNALDRLRTNVNRMLGMSRAQPNAISLKGGTFVPPTPGMLPQSLSQFPADSGFIERAARFSCFSGGKVGDMMNPFTVPNSPNMYPNGLALHRPQEVFASKGLQSPSAAISEKQHTGNVVESSEDVCLPLENGAIDRSRLKNEKNESFARSRDEAKECVGIPGNESDEAECSSHQEEVEGKDSSARSLGSKKRKRSGQDTEFDQTKGAQQPPAEPTKDQTEIQKGEQNRLGGKNSKQGSQSADPPKEEYIHIRARRGQATNSHSLAERLRREKISERMKYLQDLVPGCNKVTGKAVMLDEIINYVQSLQRQVEFLSMKLATINPRLDFNIDGLLAKDIFHSRTVPSSSLAFAPDMTMPYHSSQQLQPGLLQSGLPGLGNSTNALLRSIYPHLSATSGGYKESSSQLPNIWDDELHNVVEMGLSTSPPLHSQDLSGSLPSGQMKEL; translated from the exons ATCCATTGGGATGGTTTCGAATAGCAATCCAACGGTAGATTCGTTCTGTGCTAGTGTTTGGGATCATCCGACCAGTTTATCAAACTTAGGCTTAAGTGATACTAATATTCAGATGAATCATGGCACTACAAATGCACTAGACCGTCTGAGAACTAATGTTAATAGAATGCTTGGTATGAGTCGGGCTCAACCAAATGCAATATCGTTGAAAGGGGGCACATTTGTACCCCCTACTCCTGGTATGCTTCCTCAGAGCTTATCTCAGTTTCCAGCTGATTCAGGTTTTATTGAGAGAGCTGCAAGATTTTCATGCTTCAGTGGAGGAAAAGTTGGTGATATGATGAACCCCTTTACCGTCCCTAATTCTCCTAATATGTATCCTAATGGACTGGCCTTGCATCGGCCACAGGAGGTTTTCGCTAGTAAAGGCTTGCAGTCACCTTCTGCTGCAATCAGTGAGAAGCAGCACACAGGAAATGTGGTTGAAAGTTCTGAGGATGTTTGTTTACCTCTTGAAAATGGTGCCATAGATAGAAGCCGCCTCAagaatgagaaaaatgaaagcTTTGCTAGGTCTCGGGATGAAGCAAAGGAATGTGTTGGCATCCCCGGAAACGAGTCTGATGAGGCTGAATGTAGCAGCCATCAAGAAGAAGTGGAGGGTAAGGATTCTTCTGCTAGGAGCCTTGgctcaaagaaaaggaaaagaagtggtCAG GATACAGAATTTGATCAAACGAAGGGAGCACAACAACCACCAGCTGAACCGACAAAAGATCAAACAGAAATTCAGAAGGGAGAGCAAAACAGGCTTGGTGGAAAGAATAGTAAACAGGGGTCTCAATCGGCGGATCCACCTAAAGAAGAATACATACACATTCGAGCTCGAAGAGGCCAGGCAACAAATAGCCATAGTCTTGCAGAAAGA CtaaggagggagaagatcagTGAACGGATGAAATATCTTCAGGATCTTGTACCTGGTTGCAACAAG GTCACTGGGAAAGCAGTAATGCTGGATGAAATCATTAATTATGTACAATCTCTTCAAAGACAGGTGGAG TTCCTCTCAATGAAGCTTGCAACGATAAACCCGCGTCTGGATTTTAATATTGATGGGCTCCTTGCAAAAGAT ATTTTCCATTCACGAACGGTTCCTTCTTCGTCACTTGCTTTTGCTCCTGATATGACAATGCCATATCACTCCTCGCAACAACTGCAACCCGGCCTACTTCAGTCAGGTCTTCCTGGTTTAGGAAACTCTACCAATGCACTTCTTAGGTCGATCTATCCCCATTTATCCGCAACTAGTGGTGGCTACAAAGAGTCTTCATCTCAG TTGCCTAATATATGGGATGATGAGCTACATAATGTTGTCGAGATGGGTCTCAGTACAAGTCCGCCCCTCCATAGTCAAGATTTAAGTG GTTCTCTGCCATCAGGCCAGATGAAAGAACTTTGA